A window of Symphalangus syndactylus isolate Jambi chromosome 24, NHGRI_mSymSyn1-v2.1_pri, whole genome shotgun sequence contains these coding sequences:
- the CPNE1 gene encoding copine-1 isoform X17, which produces MAHCVTLVQLSISCDHLIDKDIGSKSDPLCVLLQDVGGGSWAELGRTERVQNCSSPEFSKTLQLEYHFETVQKLRFGIYDIDNKTPELRDDDFLGGAECSLGQIVSSQVLTLPLMLKPGKPAGRGTITVSAQELKDNRVVTMEVEARNLDKKDFLGKSDPFLEFFRQGDGKWHLVYRSEVIKNNLNPTWKRFSVPVQHFCGGDPRTPIQVRCSDYDSDGSHDLIGTFHTSLAQLQAVPAEFECIHPEKQQKKKSYKNSGTICVKICRVETEYSFLDYVMGGCQINFTVGVDFTGSNGDPSSPDSLHYLSPTGVNEYLMALWSVGSVVQDYDSDKLFPAFGFGAQVPPDWQASRALWMPTAKPCPKFASMAPPTLHPSSTMWPGLQPRLHIRGLPRLECSDKISAHCSLHLLGSSDSPASAFLIAWITGVCHHAQLVFIFLVETGFHHVGQVVANS; this is translated from the exons ATGGCCCACTGCGTGACCCTGGTTCAGCTGTCCATTTCCTGTGACCATCTCATTGACAAGGACATCGGCTCCAAGTCTGACCCACTCTGCGTCCTTTTACAGGATGTGGGCGGGGGCAGCTGGGCTGAG CTTGGCCGGACTGAACGAGTGCAGAACTGCTCAAGCCCTGAGTTCTCCAAGACTCTGCAGCTTGAATACCACTTTGAGACAGTCCAGAAGCTACGCTTTGGAATCTATGACATAGACAACAAGACGCCAGAGCTGAGGGATGATGACTTCCTAGGGGGTGCTGAGTGTTCCCTAGGACAG ATTGTGTCCAGCCAGGTACTGACTCTCCCCTTGATGCTGAAGCCTGGAAAACCTGCTGGGCGGGGGACCATCACG GTCTCAGCTCAAGAATTGAAGGACAATCGTGTAGTAACCATGGAGGTAGAGGCCAGAAACCTAGATAAGAAG GACTTCCTGGGAAAATCGGATCCATTTCTGGAGTTCTTCCGCCAGGGTGATGGGAAATGGCACCTGGTGTACAGATCTGAG GTCATCAAGAACAACCTAAACCCTACATGGAAGCGTTTCTCAGTCCCCGTTCAGCATTTCTGTGGTGGGGACCCCAGAACACCCATCCAG GTGCGATGCTCCGATTATGACAGTGACGGGTCACATGATCTCATCGGTACCTTCCACACCAGCTTGGCCCAGCTGCAGGCAGTCCCG GCTGAGTTTGAATGCATCCACCCTGAGAagcagcagaaaaagaaaagctacaaGAACTCTGGAACTATCTGTGTCAAGATTTGCCGG GTAGAAACAGAGTACTCCTTTCTGGACTATGTGATGGGAGGCTGTCAGATCAACTTCACT GTGGGTGTGGACTTCACTGGCTCCAATGGAGACCCCTCCTCACCTGACTCCCTACACTACCTGAGTCCAACAGGGGTCAATGAGTATCTGATGGCACTGTGGAGTGTGGGCAGCGTGGTTCAGGACTATGACTC AGACAAGCTGTTCCCTGCATTTGGATTTGGGGCCCAGGTTCCCCCTGACTGGCAG GCATCCAGGGCATTGTGGATGCCTACCGCCAAGCCCTGCCCCAAGTTCGCCTCTATGGCCCCACCAACTTTGCACCCATCATCAACCATGTGGCCAGGTTTGCAGCCCAGGCTGCACATCAGGGGACTGCCTCG gctggagtgcagtgacaagatctcagctcactgcagcctccacctcctgggttcaagtgattctcctgcctcagccttcctaatagcttggattacaggtgtgtgccaccatgcccagctggtttttatatttttagtagagacagggtttcaccatgttggccaggtggtcgcaaactcctga
- the CPNE1 gene encoding copine-1 isoform X10, with amino-acid sequence MAHCVTLVQLSISCDHLIDKDIGSKSDPLCVLLQDVGGGSWAELGRTERVQNCSSPEFSKTLQLEYHFETVQKLRFGIYDIDNKTPELRDDDFLGGAECSLGQIVSSQVLTLPLMLKPGKPAGRGTITVSAQELKDNRVVTMEVEARNLDKKDFLGKSDPFLEFFRQGDGKWHLVYRSEVIKNNLNPTWKRFSVPVQHFCGGDPRTPIQVRCSDYDSDGSHDLIGTFHTSLAQLQAVPAEFECIHPEKQQKKKSYKNSGTICVKICRVETEYSFLDYVMGGCQINFTVGVDFTGSNGDPSSPDSLHYLSPTGVNEYLMALWSVGSVVQDYDSDKLFPAFGFGAQVPPDWQQYFVLLLLTDGAVTDVEATCEAVVRASNLPMSVIIVGVGGADFEAMEHLDADGGPLHTRSGQAAARDIVQFVPYRRFQNAPREALAQTVLAEVPTQLVSYFRAQGWAPLKPLPPSAKGPAQAPQA; translated from the exons ATGGCCCACTGCGTGACCCTGGTTCAGCTGTCCATTTCCTGTGACCATCTCATTGACAAGGACATCGGCTCCAAGTCTGACCCACTCTGCGTCCTTTTACAGGATGTGGGCGGGGGCAGCTGGGCTGAG CTTGGCCGGACTGAACGAGTGCAGAACTGCTCAAGCCCTGAGTTCTCCAAGACTCTGCAGCTTGAATACCACTTTGAGACAGTCCAGAAGCTACGCTTTGGAATCTATGACATAGACAACAAGACGCCAGAGCTGAGGGATGATGACTTCCTAGGGGGTGCTGAGTGTTCCCTAGGACAG ATTGTGTCCAGCCAGGTACTGACTCTCCCCTTGATGCTGAAGCCTGGAAAACCTGCTGGGCGGGGGACCATCACG GTCTCAGCTCAAGAATTGAAGGACAATCGTGTAGTAACCATGGAGGTAGAGGCCAGAAACCTAGATAAGAAG GACTTCCTGGGAAAATCGGATCCATTTCTGGAGTTCTTCCGCCAGGGTGATGGGAAATGGCACCTGGTGTACAGATCTGAG GTCATCAAGAACAACCTAAACCCTACATGGAAGCGTTTCTCAGTCCCCGTTCAGCATTTCTGTGGTGGGGACCCCAGAACACCCATCCAG GTGCGATGCTCCGATTATGACAGTGACGGGTCACATGATCTCATCGGTACCTTCCACACCAGCTTGGCCCAGCTGCAGGCAGTCCCG GCTGAGTTTGAATGCATCCACCCTGAGAagcagcagaaaaagaaaagctacaaGAACTCTGGAACTATCTGTGTCAAGATTTGCCGG GTAGAAACAGAGTACTCCTTTCTGGACTATGTGATGGGAGGCTGTCAGATCAACTTCACT GTGGGTGTGGACTTCACTGGCTCCAATGGAGACCCCTCCTCACCTGACTCCCTACACTACCTGAGTCCAACAGGGGTCAATGAGTATCTGATGGCACTGTGGAGTGTGGGCAGCGTGGTTCAGGACTATGACTC AGACAAGCTGTTCCCTGCATTTGGATTTGGGGCCCAGGTTCCCCCTGACTGGCAG CAATACTTCGTGCTGTTGCTGCTGACTGATGGTGCTGTGACCGATGTGGAAGCCACATGTGAGGCTGTGGTGCGCGCCTCAAACCTGCCCATGTCAGTGATCATTGTGGGTGTGGGTGGTGCTGACTTTGAGGCTATGGAGCATCTGGACGCTGATGGTGGACCCCTGCATACACGTTCTGGGCAGGCCGCTGCCCGCGACATTGTGCAGTTTGTACCCTACCGCCGGTTCCAGAAT GCCCCTCGGGAGGCATTGGCACAGACCGTGCTTGCAGAAGTGCCCACACAACTGGTCTCATACTTCAGGGCCCAGGGTTGGGCCCCGCTCAAGCCACTTCCACCCTCAGCCAAGGGTCCTGCACAGGCCCCCCAGGCCTAG
- the CPNE1 gene encoding copine-1 isoform X14, translated as MAHCVTLVQLSISCDHLIDKDIGSKSDPLCVLLQDVGGGSWAELGRTERVQNCSSPEFSKTLQLEYHFETVQKLRFGIYDIDNKTPELRDDDFLGGAECSLGQIVSSQVLTLPLMLKPGKPAGRGTITVSAQELKDNRVVTMEVEARNLDKKDFLGKSDPFLEFFRQGDGKWHLVYRSEVIKNNLNPTWKRFSVPVQHFCGGDPRTPIQVRCSDYDSDGSHDLIGTFHTSLAQLQAVPAEFECIHPEKQQKKKSYKNSGTICVKICRVETEYSFLDYVMGGCQINFTVGVDFTGSNGDPSSPDSLHYLSPTGVNEYLMALWSVGSVVQDYDSDKLFPAFGFGAQVPPDWQASRALWMPTAKPCPKFASMAPPTLHPSSTMWPGLQPRLHIRGLPRWTLALSPRLECSDKISAHCSLHLLGSSDSPASAFLIAWITGVCHHAQLVFIFLVETGFHHVGQVVANS; from the exons ATGGCCCACTGCGTGACCCTGGTTCAGCTGTCCATTTCCTGTGACCATCTCATTGACAAGGACATCGGCTCCAAGTCTGACCCACTCTGCGTCCTTTTACAGGATGTGGGCGGGGGCAGCTGGGCTGAG CTTGGCCGGACTGAACGAGTGCAGAACTGCTCAAGCCCTGAGTTCTCCAAGACTCTGCAGCTTGAATACCACTTTGAGACAGTCCAGAAGCTACGCTTTGGAATCTATGACATAGACAACAAGACGCCAGAGCTGAGGGATGATGACTTCCTAGGGGGTGCTGAGTGTTCCCTAGGACAG ATTGTGTCCAGCCAGGTACTGACTCTCCCCTTGATGCTGAAGCCTGGAAAACCTGCTGGGCGGGGGACCATCACG GTCTCAGCTCAAGAATTGAAGGACAATCGTGTAGTAACCATGGAGGTAGAGGCCAGAAACCTAGATAAGAAG GACTTCCTGGGAAAATCGGATCCATTTCTGGAGTTCTTCCGCCAGGGTGATGGGAAATGGCACCTGGTGTACAGATCTGAG GTCATCAAGAACAACCTAAACCCTACATGGAAGCGTTTCTCAGTCCCCGTTCAGCATTTCTGTGGTGGGGACCCCAGAACACCCATCCAG GTGCGATGCTCCGATTATGACAGTGACGGGTCACATGATCTCATCGGTACCTTCCACACCAGCTTGGCCCAGCTGCAGGCAGTCCCG GCTGAGTTTGAATGCATCCACCCTGAGAagcagcagaaaaagaaaagctacaaGAACTCTGGAACTATCTGTGTCAAGATTTGCCGG GTAGAAACAGAGTACTCCTTTCTGGACTATGTGATGGGAGGCTGTCAGATCAACTTCACT GTGGGTGTGGACTTCACTGGCTCCAATGGAGACCCCTCCTCACCTGACTCCCTACACTACCTGAGTCCAACAGGGGTCAATGAGTATCTGATGGCACTGTGGAGTGTGGGCAGCGTGGTTCAGGACTATGACTC AGACAAGCTGTTCCCTGCATTTGGATTTGGGGCCCAGGTTCCCCCTGACTGGCAG GCATCCAGGGCATTGTGGATGCCTACCGCCAAGCCCTGCCCCAAGTTCGCCTCTATGGCCCCACCAACTTTGCACCCATCATCAACCATGTGGCCAGGTTTGCAGCCCAGGCTGCACATCAGGGGACTGCCTCG atggactcttgctctgtcacccaggctggagtgcagtgacaagatctcagctcactgcagcctccacctcctgggttcaagtgattctcctgcctcagccttcctaatagcttggattacaggtgtgtgccaccatgcccagctggtttttatatttttagtagagacagggtttcaccatgttggccaggtggtcgcaaactcctga
- the CPNE1 gene encoding copine-1 isoform X18 produces MAHCVTLVQLSISCDHLIDKDIGSKSDPLCVLLQDVGGGSWAELGRTERVQNCSSPEFSKTLQLEYHFETVQKLRFGIYDIDNKTPELRDDDFLGGAECSLGQIVSSQVLTLPLMLKPGKPAGRGTITVSAQELKDNRVVTMEVEARNLDKKDFLGKSDPFLEFFRQGDGKWHLVYRSEVIKNNLNPTWKRFSVPVQHFCGGDPRTPIQVRCSDYDSDGSHDLIGTFHTSLAQLQAVPAEFECIHPEKQQKKKSYKNSGTICVKICRVETEYSFLDYVMGGCQINFTVGVDFTGSNGDPSSPDSLHYLSPTGVNEYLMALWSVGSVVQDYDSHPGHCGCLPPSPAPSSPLWPHQLCTHHQPCGQVCSPGCTSGDCLGPSGGIGTDRACRSAHTTGLILQGPGLGPAQATSTLSQGSCTGPPGLGSLGGCGKSSILCPRGPSGPQPNPSHSPQC; encoded by the exons ATGGCCCACTGCGTGACCCTGGTTCAGCTGTCCATTTCCTGTGACCATCTCATTGACAAGGACATCGGCTCCAAGTCTGACCCACTCTGCGTCCTTTTACAGGATGTGGGCGGGGGCAGCTGGGCTGAG CTTGGCCGGACTGAACGAGTGCAGAACTGCTCAAGCCCTGAGTTCTCCAAGACTCTGCAGCTTGAATACCACTTTGAGACAGTCCAGAAGCTACGCTTTGGAATCTATGACATAGACAACAAGACGCCAGAGCTGAGGGATGATGACTTCCTAGGGGGTGCTGAGTGTTCCCTAGGACAG ATTGTGTCCAGCCAGGTACTGACTCTCCCCTTGATGCTGAAGCCTGGAAAACCTGCTGGGCGGGGGACCATCACG GTCTCAGCTCAAGAATTGAAGGACAATCGTGTAGTAACCATGGAGGTAGAGGCCAGAAACCTAGATAAGAAG GACTTCCTGGGAAAATCGGATCCATTTCTGGAGTTCTTCCGCCAGGGTGATGGGAAATGGCACCTGGTGTACAGATCTGAG GTCATCAAGAACAACCTAAACCCTACATGGAAGCGTTTCTCAGTCCCCGTTCAGCATTTCTGTGGTGGGGACCCCAGAACACCCATCCAG GTGCGATGCTCCGATTATGACAGTGACGGGTCACATGATCTCATCGGTACCTTCCACACCAGCTTGGCCCAGCTGCAGGCAGTCCCG GCTGAGTTTGAATGCATCCACCCTGAGAagcagcagaaaaagaaaagctacaaGAACTCTGGAACTATCTGTGTCAAGATTTGCCGG GTAGAAACAGAGTACTCCTTTCTGGACTATGTGATGGGAGGCTGTCAGATCAACTTCACT GTGGGTGTGGACTTCACTGGCTCCAATGGAGACCCCTCCTCACCTGACTCCCTACACTACCTGAGTCCAACAGGGGTCAATGAGTATCTGATGGCACTGTGGAGTGTGGGCAGCGTGGTTCAGGACTATGACTC GCATCCAGGGCATTGTGGATGCCTACCGCCAAGCCCTGCCCCAAGTTCGCCTCTATGGCCCCACCAACTTTGCACCCATCATCAACCATGTGGCCAGGTTTGCAGCCCAGGCTGCACATCAGGGGACTGCCTCG GCCCCTCGGGAGGCATTGGCACAGACCGTGCTTGCAGAAGTGCCCACACAACTGGTCTCATACTTCAGGGCCCAGGGTTGGGCCCCGCTCAAGCCACTTCCACCCTCAGCCAAGGGTCCTGCACAGGCCCCCCAGGCCTAGGTTCCCTCGGAGGCTGTGGCAAGTCATCAATCCTGTGTCCCAGAGGTCCCTCTGGGCCACAGCCCAACCCTTCTCACTCTCCTCAGTGCTAG
- the CPNE1 gene encoding copine-1 isoform X16, whose translation MKMMHMAHCVTLVQLSISCDHLIDKDIGSKSDPLCVLLQDVGGGSWAELGRTERVQNCSSPEFSKTLQLEYHFETVQKLRFGIYDIDNKTPELRDDDFLGGAECSLGQIVSSQVLTLPLMLKPGKPAGRGTITVSAQELKDNRVVTMEVEARNLDKKDFLGKSDPFLEFFRQGDGKWHLVYRSEVIKNNLNPTWKRFSVPVQHFCGGDPRTPIQVRCSDYDSDGSHDLIGTFHTSLAQLQAVPAEFECIHPEKQQKKKSYKNSGTICVKICRVETEYSFLDYVMGGCQINFTVGVDFTGSNGDPSSPDSLHYLSPTGVNEYLMALWSVGSVVQDYDSHPGHCGCLPPSPAPSSPLWPHQLCTHHQPCGQVCSPGCTSGDCLGPSGGIGTDRACRSAHTTGLILQGPGLGPAQATSTLSQGSCTGPPGLGSLGGCGKSSILCPRGPSGPQPNPSHSPQC comes from the exons ATGGCCCACTGCGTGACCCTGGTTCAGCTGTCCATTTCCTGTGACCATCTCATTGACAAGGACATCGGCTCCAAGTCTGACCCACTCTGCGTCCTTTTACAGGATGTGGGCGGGGGCAGCTGGGCTGAG CTTGGCCGGACTGAACGAGTGCAGAACTGCTCAAGCCCTGAGTTCTCCAAGACTCTGCAGCTTGAATACCACTTTGAGACAGTCCAGAAGCTACGCTTTGGAATCTATGACATAGACAACAAGACGCCAGAGCTGAGGGATGATGACTTCCTAGGGGGTGCTGAGTGTTCCCTAGGACAG ATTGTGTCCAGCCAGGTACTGACTCTCCCCTTGATGCTGAAGCCTGGAAAACCTGCTGGGCGGGGGACCATCACG GTCTCAGCTCAAGAATTGAAGGACAATCGTGTAGTAACCATGGAGGTAGAGGCCAGAAACCTAGATAAGAAG GACTTCCTGGGAAAATCGGATCCATTTCTGGAGTTCTTCCGCCAGGGTGATGGGAAATGGCACCTGGTGTACAGATCTGAG GTCATCAAGAACAACCTAAACCCTACATGGAAGCGTTTCTCAGTCCCCGTTCAGCATTTCTGTGGTGGGGACCCCAGAACACCCATCCAG GTGCGATGCTCCGATTATGACAGTGACGGGTCACATGATCTCATCGGTACCTTCCACACCAGCTTGGCCCAGCTGCAGGCAGTCCCG GCTGAGTTTGAATGCATCCACCCTGAGAagcagcagaaaaagaaaagctacaaGAACTCTGGAACTATCTGTGTCAAGATTTGCCGG GTAGAAACAGAGTACTCCTTTCTGGACTATGTGATGGGAGGCTGTCAGATCAACTTCACT GTGGGTGTGGACTTCACTGGCTCCAATGGAGACCCCTCCTCACCTGACTCCCTACACTACCTGAGTCCAACAGGGGTCAATGAGTATCTGATGGCACTGTGGAGTGTGGGCAGCGTGGTTCAGGACTATGACTC GCATCCAGGGCATTGTGGATGCCTACCGCCAAGCCCTGCCCCAAGTTCGCCTCTATGGCCCCACCAACTTTGCACCCATCATCAACCATGTGGCCAGGTTTGCAGCCCAGGCTGCACATCAGGGGACTGCCTCG GCCCCTCGGGAGGCATTGGCACAGACCGTGCTTGCAGAAGTGCCCACACAACTGGTCTCATACTTCAGGGCCCAGGGTTGGGCCCCGCTCAAGCCACTTCCACCCTCAGCCAAGGGTCCTGCACAGGCCCCCCAGGCCTAGGTTCCCTCGGAGGCTGTGGCAAGTCATCAATCCTGTGTCCCAGAGGTCCCTCTGGGCCACAGCCCAACCCTTCTCACTCTCCTCAGTGCTAG